In Centroberyx gerrardi isolate f3 chromosome 7, fCenGer3.hap1.cur.20231027, whole genome shotgun sequence, the sequence AACAAGAACTTCTCTTGGTTTGTGTGTAGTTTTCAGTTTAATTAAAGCGAGCTGTTTTAATGAAGCCATGTCAGGCAAATCGGAATTGAAAATCAACTCCAAGTTTGCGGAGAAATATGACAAATACCGACAAAAAGAAGAGTTACAAAGGCGTAAGTGTGTTTGcaagctaacgtagctagctaAACTAACGGGCTAGCGACCCGGTGTGTGGATCTGTAGAGCACGTTAAGTTAGCTGCTTCATAGGAGGTAAACGGCACGTGTTTTGCACGtcgctgtctcatttgtgagtATAATTTGGAGAGTTTCCTCGTTGCACAAACAACAGGGAATTAACAATGCTGTGTCCTGTGTTACTGTACAGTGAAGGACCGATATGGAGACCAAGCTAATGAGAGTGAATCTGGGTCGTCTGACTCCAGCTCTGACGACAGTGAAGTGGTGAGCATCAAAGGCTTTTTCACTTTCCACAATCTCTAGTTAACTTCACCCAACGGTACATCAGCCAATAACTGTACCAATGATGTACAGTTACGCTTGTAGTTGTCTGACTGTCATCTTCATTTTCCCTTAGGAACTCGACCCTAAACTGGAAAGAGACTTCTACAGAACACTGTCACTGCTAAAGAAGAAAGACCCTAAAATTTATCAGACAGATGCCAAGTTCTACTCTGAAGAAGGTATGGTCAAGCATAACCATCGTTGCTTTCGACAACTTATTTCTTTGACGTACACCTGTTTCTGTAAATAAATCATCTCAATCGGTTGCATCCAGATGCGTCCACCAGTGACGCCAAGCCCTCCACCTCAAAGAGAGCAGTTAAGCCCATGTATCTGAAGGACTATGAGCGTAAAGTCATCTTGGAGAGGGAAGGGTGAGTGAGCTGCTCTCGTGCGAGCTTTTACAATATTTGACCGCACCACAGCAAGTTGTCTGATGATTTCTTATTAACAGTAAATATGAAGATGATGACGAGGACAGTGATGATGAAGAGGCTGCCAGGAGAAGAGAGGTATGTTGTGTTACAAAATAATGTCATTTCTTTAGGAATTTGTAGATGCTATATAATGACAGCCATTTTATTAATCgtcattgttttcttttaaagagAGCTGCATCTCCTAGTTACATTCAGGAGCAGAGGGATCTGAAAGCAAGGTAAGGCCCAAACAATCTAGGGTGGTATACAATATTCAAGGCTCCCAcaggccttgaaagtttgtggatgtGAGACAAATAAAATAcgttttttaacctttaataTGTTTTTGAAAAGTACGTTCTTTATTCAAATATAGCTAccaaattcatcagtatgccTCGGCTATCTGGATCACCACTTCCGAGGTTTAACATGAACACTATGAGGCTGTTATGAGTCTAATTCTGACCAGTGTCATGTATTGCCCCAAAACATGACCATTTGGAGTCCAAACAAGACATTGAAAGTcactgaaaagtccttgaatttgctGTATCAAGTGGGTGGGGGACCCCTGAATATTATTTGCAGTTTATTTGCCACTTACAAAACCTTTCTCCAGCTTCCGTAAGTTCGTCCAGGACAGTGATGAGGAAGGCagcgaggcagagggagagTCCCGGCTGCTGACCAGGAGGACCAAAACACAAGAAGAGAAGGTCAGAGTCAATGGACTACATTAAAGCTTTTAACAAATGGCTCATCATCTTCAAATGGAGATTGTGTAAAAGCAGTTGCTTTACTACAGACACACTTGTCACTGTGTAATCTACATCTGTCTATAGgataaagaagaggaggattatGTGGAGTGGCTGAAAGGCCAGGCGGAGCTAGAGGGTCCGGAGGAGGTGCAGGACATGGTGAGTGTGTTATtgggtgagaaagaaagaagagattggGGAGAGTGTAAAAAAAGGGTCTGAAAATGGggcctttttttttacccaatgACATCCTACTAATGGGACATGTTTGTGTTGAGGCAGAAGTACCTGAGGGACTACTGGAATGACCCACAGTTGGACGAGAAGGAGCGTTTCCTTAGGGACTTCGTCCTTAACAAGGGCTACCTGGAGGAAgacgatgacgatgacgacCGGTAAGTTGCCTACCTGTCTGGATTTTGACCAGTTTTTATATTGTCTGTCAGTGAGAGCTGTGAAGTGATAGTAATGTAGACCATTCATATGCAGCCATATAGAGATATGCAGCTTGACTGTACACTAATTGTTCCTGACCGCCGATGTTTCAAGGATCCCCACCTATGACGAAGTGGTCCAGGATGATGTGGAGGATTCGGAAGAGGAAGGCGAATCTTTCTTGGAGCGCCAGGAGGACTTTGAGAGAAGCTACAACTTCCGCTTTGAAGAGCCGGATGCTCAGCAGATCAAGACCTATCCCCGCAACATTGCCACCTCTGTCCGCTCAAAAGATGAACGGAGAAAACGAAAAAGggaggaagtgaaggagaggaagcaaAAGGTCTGTGTGTCCCTTGAAAATCTGTTTTCATCTAGCGATGCCCTTAAACCCCCCCACTTTTACCACTCTACCTCAACTTTTCAGTGTCAGATATTCATATGCCTTAGCTAACATAACcctatctcttctctctcttcttcctctgctcacTTTCTGCTAACCATTTCAGGAGAAAGAGCAGAAGCAAGAGCAACTGAAGCAGCTGAAGAACCTGAAGCGGAATGAGATCATGGAGAAGCTAAAGAGGCTTCAGGAGCTGACTGGCAACGAGCAGCTCGCCTTCAGTCAGGCTGACCTGGAGGGAGATTTTGACCCGCAGCAACATGAGCAGCTCATGCAGGTGCATtggtttatatatatatatacacacacacacacacacacacacacacacacacacacacacacacacagatccaaaTAATGAGATACAGCCACAAGATGAGTGGGTTTTGgtttttcagcatttttgttgtcattttcctATTTGCAGAAATTCTTTGGAGATGATTACtatggaggagatgaaggagagaagcCTCAGTTTGACGACGATGATGAACTTGAGGGTAAGCTCCTGTTTATCTGCATGTTACATATCTGGTCAGTGACTATAGATTTTGACTATAGATTTTGATTGAGTCAGTGTTGAACTGCACATCTGTAATATTTAGAGGCCATCTGATCGCCCTGTTTATTACTCCCATGTTTGATCCTATGGTGGTAATCCCTACTGGCCTGCAGATGGCACTGATTGACTACTTGACAATTATATACTCAATCAGTTGTATACTAATCAGTGACATAGAAACCCATAGTTCAATTTAGTAAAGGCTGTGCAAGCTTTAtatacctctctttctctagatGAATCAGTTTCATGGTGTGTTAAGATGGTAATGTATAAGTAAAACAATGTAATTGTACAATGTTGCCATTTTATTTGCATGAATTCCTGAAAAATAAAGAGTCCTTAATTCCATATACTTGATGTTTGCAAGGAATCATGGGTAGTGTTACGTAGAGAAACTTGGATTGGATTAGATGCTTGTGTTCTCATTCCTCGCAGTAGTTGTAGTTGAGATGGGCCAATCGTTTTGGATTTTATATATCCTATTGATTGTAGAACATTTGGTTGATTATCTGATGAAGCAAGCACTTGATTATGGTAATgatgttgtctttgttttcagTTTCTTCAATAGATACTGTAGGTATGGTCAATGGTCAAACATAGTTTCACCTGGTTATTTTTGCAAAACTGTAAACTAATGACATTTAACATATTTGTACTCCAAACCCTTTGCTGTCTCAGTAAAAGATTAGAGGTGTTGTCTATGTCCATGACACTCATTTTAGAAAATGCttagtttttttatttgccaATTTGCTCATGGCTGacaagcatgtaactagcacTACGCTCAATTATATTAATCATCATGTCAGTGTATCATGCACTCTAACAAGATGTGACTTCTGGCTTCTTGTGTGTTTAACAGAGCATTGGAACTGGGACAAATggacaggagagggaggagaggaggagtatgGTGGTGAGGAAGAAGAATATGATGGAGAGGAGTATGAGGGCCAGGAGCCCAACTGTGATGACGCAAACTTCATTGTGAGTCGACTCActtttacaaaaaacataatttcatcCTGGTTTATTCAGAGGTGGTCACCTATATGTTGCTATAACAGGCTGGACAACCTCCTTTGTTATGTTGGTGGGGGTAAAGAGAAAGTTGGTTACCAGATTTCATTCTATTGAAATAGATGGATGCAGACTATGACCCCAGCCAGCAGACTGCctccaagaagaagaagaaaaaggagaggaagaagatgaagaaggaaGATATCCCACAAatgggaaagaagagaaagaagtcTCACTTTGCTGAGGTCATCACCCAGAACAAGCCTGTGTTTGATCCTCGTAAGTGTCTATAAACCTCTCGTCATTCATTCAAGTTTGTCAGAGCTATAGGAGAGCTTTTCCCATTCCCAAGAGCACTTCCCATTTGCTGTTTGAATGACTGTAAGG encodes:
- the kri1 gene encoding protein KRI1 homolog, whose protein sequence is MSGKSELKINSKFAEKYDKYRQKEELQRLKDRYGDQANESESGSSDSSSDDSEVELDPKLERDFYRTLSLLKKKDPKIYQTDAKFYSEEDASTSDAKPSTSKRAVKPMYLKDYERKVILEREGKYEDDDEDSDDEEAARRRERAASPSYIQEQRDLKASFRKFVQDSDEEGSEAEGESRLLTRRTKTQEEKDKEEEDYVEWLKGQAELEGPEEVQDMKYLRDYWNDPQLDEKERFLRDFVLNKGYLEEDDDDDDRIPTYDEVVQDDVEDSEEEGESFLERQEDFERSYNFRFEEPDAQQIKTYPRNIATSVRSKDERRKRKREEVKERKQKEKEQKQEQLKQLKNLKRNEIMEKLKRLQELTGNEQLAFSQADLEGDFDPQQHEQLMQKFFGDDYYGGDEGEKPQFDDDDELEEHWNWDKWTGEGGEEEYGGEEEEYDGEEYEGQEPNCDDANFIMDADYDPSQQTASKKKKKKERKKMKKEDIPQMGKKRKKSHFAEVITQNKPVFDPQEKSFEQYLDEYYKLDFEDVIDDLPCRFRYRQVLANDFGLTTDEILNADEKELNRWCSLKKTCMFRSDKEEMSDLKNYKIKAQNENKKREVLSSVYSEEDKEAAEAKNKVGKKRRDRLKDAENQGRGAEEGEAASSMDSTEETPAQELREAGGSAEEEEAFLIPKKKKMKLEEETQTVIAAEETADKAEEVKSRTERPKWPKKKHKQPGGRLISGPVRVKMGGREFSRQRLKAYGLNPKRLYFRQLGRQKRKVQEKKEKQKNKE